In a genomic window of Methanosarcina horonobensis HB-1 = JCM 15518:
- a CDS encoding monovalent cation:proton antiporter family protein encodes MTDLLIIFGLSIPVVFTFSKLKIAPIVGFLLAGILSGPFGLGLVNDIDNIEMLAEIGVVLLLFTIGMEFSLRELLQLRRIVIFGGGLQLSITAIAVAFIFLLLGSSRETAIFLGLLVALSSTAIVLKILQEKGEIYSLHGRTSLGILIFQDVAAVVIILLIPLLAGTEGTEKSFLELILQGLGLILFTIFSARYAVPFIMYQVAKTRNSELFLLSVVAIGLSVAWLTSMVGLSLALGAFLAGLIISESEYSVQALGNLIPFRDMFMSIFFVSIGMLLDLDILREHLSFILAATLAVLILKAAANSLSTFLIGFPMHTMILVGFSLSQVGEFSLILAKTGFTSGLISSEIYQEFLDIAVISMVLTPFIMGMGYRTTSFAESLPIPSIIKSGWYRHFKEHESQEIPENHVIVVGFGVNGRNVVTAAKSASIPYRIVDINPETIRKEKQNGEHILYGDAAQKAVLEHAGILTAKSVVVTAGDPASARRIIEAARRLNPEVHIIARTHFLSELDKFYAAGADEVISDEFESSIELFTRVLHRYLVPGSEIDSLGSTLRANHYRMLRSPDILRKKFCDLALDFADVEIRSIRVGKLSMGAGKTIGELNIRKKYGVSILAISRHHKLISGLQAETEILADDILLVISPPEKLDEVKRLFEDGVK; translated from the coding sequence TTGACTGATCTGCTAATCATTTTTGGGCTCTCAATTCCTGTAGTGTTTACTTTCTCAAAGCTAAAGATAGCCCCGATAGTGGGTTTCTTGCTCGCGGGAATTCTTTCCGGTCCTTTCGGATTAGGGCTGGTTAACGATATAGATAATATTGAAATGCTGGCTGAAATAGGAGTCGTACTTCTGCTCTTTACTATCGGCATGGAATTTTCCTTGAGGGAACTCCTGCAACTTCGCAGAATCGTAATCTTCGGAGGAGGGCTACAGCTTTCTATAACTGCTATTGCTGTTGCTTTTATTTTCCTCCTGCTAGGAAGTTCCAGGGAAACTGCTATTTTCCTCGGGCTTCTGGTGGCATTGAGCAGCACTGCAATTGTCCTTAAAATACTGCAGGAAAAAGGAGAAATTTACAGCCTCCATGGAAGAACCTCTCTGGGGATACTGATCTTCCAGGACGTGGCTGCAGTAGTAATTATTCTTTTGATCCCTCTCCTTGCAGGAACTGAGGGAACGGAAAAATCCTTCTTAGAGCTTATCCTGCAAGGGCTTGGACTCATATTATTTACCATTTTCAGCGCCAGATATGCAGTTCCTTTCATTATGTACCAGGTAGCAAAGACGCGCAACAGCGAGCTCTTTCTCCTGAGCGTTGTAGCAATAGGGCTCTCGGTTGCCTGGTTGACATCCATGGTTGGCCTTTCTCTGGCTCTCGGAGCTTTTCTTGCCGGCCTTATCATCTCAGAGTCCGAATATTCTGTCCAGGCACTCGGGAACTTAATCCCTTTCAGGGATATGTTCATGAGCATTTTTTTCGTTTCGATAGGGATGCTGCTTGACCTGGATATATTGAGAGAGCATTTGTCCTTTATACTGGCTGCGACTCTGGCAGTGCTGATCCTGAAAGCTGCAGCAAACTCTCTGAGCACTTTCCTCATAGGTTTCCCTATGCATACAATGATTCTGGTCGGTTTTTCCCTATCTCAGGTAGGGGAATTCTCACTGATTCTTGCAAAGACAGGCTTTACAAGCGGGTTGATATCTTCCGAAATTTACCAGGAATTCCTTGATATAGCCGTTATTTCCATGGTACTCACTCCTTTCATAATGGGCATGGGATACAGGACTACCTCTTTTGCCGAGTCGCTTCCCATTCCTTCAATAATAAAATCCGGGTGGTACAGGCATTTTAAGGAACACGAATCTCAGGAAATTCCCGAAAACCATGTGATTGTAGTAGGTTTCGGGGTAAATGGGAGAAACGTCGTGACAGCTGCAAAGTCAGCTTCTATCCCTTACAGGATAGTAGATATCAATCCAGAAACCATCAGGAAGGAAAAACAAAACGGAGAACACATCCTTTATGGAGATGCTGCCCAGAAAGCTGTGCTGGAACACGCAGGTATCCTGACTGCAAAATCAGTTGTCGTGACCGCAGGAGACCCTGCCAGTGCGAGAAGAATTATTGAAGCTGCCCGGAGGCTAAACCCGGAAGTCCATATTATTGCCAGAACACATTTCCTGAGCGAACTGGATAAGTTTTATGCTGCCGGGGCGGACGAGGTCATCTCTGATGAGTTTGAAAGCTCGATAGAGCTTTTTACAAGAGTACTCCACAGGTATCTGGTTCCAGGGAGCGAAATCGATTCTCTGGGTTCAACCTTACGTGCGAACCATTACAGGATGCTCCGCAGCCCTGATATCCTCCGGAAAAAGTTCTGTGACCTGGCTCTTGATTTTGCAGATGTAGAAATCAGGAGTATAAGAGTCGGGAAACTTTCCATGGGAGCAGGAAAAACGATTGGAGAGCTCAATATCCGGAAAAAGTACGGTGTTTCCATACTTGCAATTTCCAGACATCATAAACTGATCTCCGGGCTGCAAGCTGAGACTGAGATCCTTGCAGATGATATTCTGCTTGTAATCAGCCCGCCGGAAAAGCTTGATGAAGTTAAAAGACTTTTTGAAGATGGAGTGAAGTGA
- a CDS encoding DUF1538 domain-containing protein: MNSASTEGILLVFLEVIQALAPLVLFFIVFQYFYLKLPRSQLIKLFTGIFFTATGMILFLHGVYSGFFPVGMEIGEFFGNSNKKSLLIPIGFVLGFLATFAEPAVRVLCYQIEESSSGYISSKLMLYTLSSGVAVFVSIAMTKLVYGIPFIYIIVPGYLFVLVLLWFCDKDFIAIAFDSGGVATGPMAVTFLMSMAVGVASVQEGGNPIVDGFGLIAMIALAPIIFVMLLGVYIRFIGGRNNVE; encoded by the coding sequence ATGAATTCTGCGAGTACAGAAGGAATATTGCTTGTGTTTCTCGAAGTTATTCAGGCACTTGCCCCTCTCGTGTTATTTTTTATAGTGTTCCAGTATTTTTACCTGAAGCTGCCTAGATCACAGTTGATCAAGCTCTTTACAGGAATATTTTTTACTGCAACCGGGATGATCTTATTTTTACACGGAGTCTATAGTGGTTTTTTCCCTGTGGGGATGGAAATAGGTGAATTTTTTGGTAATTCTAACAAAAAAAGCCTGTTAATCCCTATAGGTTTTGTCCTTGGATTTCTTGCCACCTTCGCAGAACCTGCCGTAAGAGTATTATGTTACCAGATTGAGGAATCTTCCAGTGGTTATATCAGTTCGAAACTTATGCTCTATACACTTTCTTCCGGAGTTGCTGTATTTGTTTCCATTGCGATGACAAAACTTGTTTACGGAATTCCTTTCATTTATATTATAGTCCCAGGATATTTGTTTGTCCTTGTTCTGTTATGGTTTTGCGACAAGGATTTTATTGCTATTGCATTTGACTCAGGAGGGGTTGCAACGGGTCCTATGGCTGTGACATTCCTCATGTCAATGGCAGTCGGAGTAGCCTCGGTGCAGGAAGGCGGAAATCCCATTGTAGACGGTTTTGGCCTGATTGCAATGATAGCACTTGCACCTATTATCTTTGTTATGCTTCTGGGTGTTTATATAAGATTTATCGGAGGTAGAAATAATGTCGAGTGA
- a CDS encoding DUF1538 domain-containing protein, producing the protein MMRDFKETFLEVIQAVLPLTLAVIVIMLVFTGSNPVHFVSFLSGTVLVIMGMTFFLMGVKLGMLPIGEAIGADLPKHGSLIFIAVVAFLLSFLTTIAEPDVRVLSSMIDSVSEDSIDRNLLLISIAFGVGFFVTASILRIVYGVSIKHLFAISYLIIILLSFFTPSEYLAISFDAGGVTTGPMTVPVIMALGIGTASVLQERSQLSEGFGLIGFASIGPILSIMLLGVLSS; encoded by the coding sequence ATGATGAGGGATTTTAAAGAAACCTTTCTCGAAGTTATTCAGGCAGTATTGCCTTTAACACTGGCAGTGATAGTGATCATGCTAGTGTTCACAGGTTCAAACCCGGTTCATTTTGTATCCTTTTTATCCGGCACAGTGCTGGTCATAATGGGAATGACTTTTTTCCTTATGGGTGTCAAACTGGGGATGCTGCCAATAGGTGAGGCAATCGGAGCTGATTTGCCAAAGCATGGTTCACTGATATTTATTGCAGTAGTAGCGTTTTTACTCTCCTTTCTTACAACGATTGCAGAGCCTGATGTAAGAGTTCTGAGCAGTATGATTGATTCAGTTTCAGAAGACAGCATAGACCGTAATTTACTGCTCATATCAATAGCTTTCGGAGTAGGATTCTTTGTGACCGCTTCCATTCTCAGGATAGTCTACGGAGTCTCGATAAAACATCTGTTTGCAATAAGTTATCTAATCATAATCTTACTGTCCTTTTTTACACCGTCTGAGTACCTTGCTATTTCCTTTGATGCAGGAGGCGTGACCACCGGACCTATGACCGTACCTGTAATTATGGCCCTGGGGATCGGGACAGCTTCGGTGTTGCAGGAGAGGTCTCAACTTTCTGAAGGTTTCGGGCTCATAGGTTTTGCATCGATAGGTCCCATACTCAGTATAATGCTGCTGGGGGTGCTTTCTTCATGA